Proteins found in one Pseudomonas mosselii genomic segment:
- a CDS encoding DUF481 domain-containing protein, producing the protein MSSRTLLCLITASLCTPVLADTVWMKNGDRLSGKIKVFDGGKLLLETPYGGSIALDWKQVQTLESDRELLVKQDAYSGEKAKSLKAAEPGKVTLANGDAPKTVELASIEQIMKPRPLVEDFLWKGNVDVAMDYKRAETDSDDYDVSFKTTARHGRWRHNAEGEYNRETKDDVTTTNNWSAEYALDRFITEKWFWQGRLEYKRDHIEDLARQRTIGTGPGYQFWDDELGAFSLGSLINRTDFEYRDGGKDNFYSAAVKWDYNRYLIGKKVEFFTNGEFGKPLGGVADYSLDAEMGLRYKVTEWASLNLKAEKDLIKGTSDSDLDKTRYTAGFGVTW; encoded by the coding sequence ATGTCTTCTAGAACCCTGCTTTGCCTCATCACCGCGTCGCTCTGTACCCCTGTGCTCGCCGACACCGTGTGGATGAAGAACGGTGACCGCCTGAGCGGCAAGATCAAGGTCTTCGACGGCGGCAAGCTGTTGCTGGAGACGCCCTATGGCGGCTCGATCGCTCTGGACTGGAAACAGGTGCAGACACTGGAGAGCGACCGGGAACTGCTGGTCAAGCAGGACGCCTACTCCGGCGAGAAGGCCAAGTCGCTCAAGGCCGCCGAGCCGGGCAAGGTGACCCTGGCCAACGGCGATGCGCCGAAGACCGTCGAGCTGGCCAGCATCGAGCAGATCATGAAGCCGCGACCGCTGGTCGAGGACTTCCTGTGGAAGGGTAATGTCGATGTGGCGATGGACTACAAGCGTGCCGAGACCGACAGCGATGACTACGACGTCAGCTTCAAGACCACCGCCCGCCATGGCCGTTGGCGGCACAACGCCGAGGGCGAGTACAACCGCGAGACCAAGGACGACGTCACCACCACCAACAACTGGAGCGCCGAGTACGCCCTGGACCGCTTCATTACCGAGAAGTGGTTCTGGCAGGGGCGCCTGGAGTACAAGCGCGATCATATCGAGGACCTGGCGCGCCAGCGCACCATCGGTACCGGCCCGGGCTATCAGTTCTGGGATGACGAACTGGGTGCGTTCTCGCTGGGTTCGCTGATCAACCGCACCGATTTCGAGTACCGCGACGGTGGCAAGGACAACTTCTATTCCGCCGCCGTGAAGTGGGACTACAACCGCTACCTGATCGGCAAGAAAGTGGAGTTCTTCACCAATGGCGAATTCGGCAAGCCGCTGGGCGGCGTGGCCGACTACTCGCTGGATGCCGAGATGGGGCTGCGCTACAAGGTGACCGAGTGGGCTTCGCTCAACCTCAAGGCGGAGAAGGACCTGATCAAGGGCACGAGCGACAGCGACCTGGACAAGACTCGCTATACCGCAGGGTTCGGCGTTACCTGGTAA
- the radC gene encoding RadC family protein, whose product MSQLSFPSFDSCLLVRDAHGRYLPASADDILEAARQVIDRKMQRGAEFTSPAAVKEYLRTKLASFEHEVFVVLFMDTRHRLIEYREMFHGTIDGASVYPREVVKEALRLNAAAVVVSHNHPSGNPEPSAADRALTQRLKEALGLVDVRVLDHIIVAGNETASFAEHGLI is encoded by the coding sequence ATGTCGCAACTGTCCTTTCCCTCGTTCGATTCCTGTCTGCTGGTGCGCGACGCGCACGGGCGCTATCTACCGGCATCGGCCGACGACATTCTGGAAGCTGCGCGCCAGGTCATTGACCGGAAAATGCAGCGCGGAGCAGAGTTCACTTCGCCGGCGGCGGTCAAGGAATACTTGCGTACAAAGTTGGCCAGCTTCGAGCATGAGGTGTTCGTAGTGCTGTTCATGGATACGCGCCATCGTCTGATCGAATACAGGGAGATGTTCCACGGCACTATTGACGGTGCGTCGGTGTATCCGCGCGAAGTGGTCAAGGAGGCGCTGCGGCTCAATGCGGCGGCGGTCGTCGTTTCGCACAACCATCCGAGCGGAAACCCCGAGCCGAGCGCGGCTGACCGGGCGCTGACCCAGCGGCTCAAGGAAGCGTTGGGTCTGGTGGACGTGCGCGTGCTCGATCACATCATCGTTGCGGGCAACGAAACGGCATCGTTCGCCGAGCATGGGCTGATCTAG
- a CDS encoding superoxide dismutase, whose protein sequence is MAFELPPLPYAHDALQPHISKETLEFHHDKHHNTYVVNLNNLVPGTEFEGKTLEEIVKSSSGGIFNNAAQVWNHTFYWNCLSPNGGGQPTGALADAITAAFGSFDKFKEEFTKTSVGTFGSGWGWLVKKADGSLALASTIGAGCPLTSGDTPLLTCDVWEHAYYIDYRNLRPKYVEAFWNLVNWAFVAEQFEGKTFKA, encoded by the coding sequence ATGGCTTTTGAATTGCCGCCGCTGCCGTACGCCCACGATGCCCTGCAGCCGCACATCTCCAAGGAAACCCTGGAGTTTCACCACGACAAGCACCACAACACCTATGTCGTGAACCTGAACAACCTGGTCCCAGGCACCGAATTCGAAGGCAAGACCCTGGAAGAGATCGTCAAGAGCTCTTCGGGCGGCATCTTCAACAACGCAGCCCAGGTCTGGAACCACACCTTCTACTGGAACTGCCTGTCGCCAAACGGCGGCGGCCAGCCAACCGGCGCCCTGGCTGACGCCATCACCGCCGCGTTCGGTTCGTTCGACAAGTTCAAGGAAGAGTTCACCAAGACTTCGGTCGGCACCTTCGGCTCCGGCTGGGGCTGGCTGGTGAAGAAGGCCGACGGTTCCCTGGCCCTGGCCAGCACCATCGGCGCCGGCTGCCCGCTGACCAGCGGCGACACCCCGCTGCTGACCTGCGACGTCTGGGAACACGCCTACTACATCGACTACCGCAACCTGCGTCCGAAGTACGTCGAGGCCTTCTGGAATCTGGTCAACTGGGCCTTCGTTGCCGAGCAGTTCGAAGGCAAGACCTTCAAGGCCTGA
- a CDS encoding AmpG family muropeptide MFS transporter, translated as MPRKTWRAALAAYASPSTLVLLLLGFAAGLPYMLVFSTLSVWLREAGVARETIGYASLIGLAYAFKWVWSPLLDQWRLPLLGGMGRRRSWLLLSQVLVVLGLVGMGFCDPQKHLSWLIALAVLVAFASATQDIAVDAYRLEIADDQRQAALAASYMAGYRVAALLATAGALFFAEWFGSTGFSYLHEAWTGTYVLFGVLMLPALFTTLVMREPPVPLRTQLSAARYGLMHQLASVFVLIILLVSVPASFTQLFNTDWASVVFGDSSMLDLLLEDRAFLRLILYVLLTWACLSSLGRRGLAPVLTPVNDFITRYRWQALLLLGLIATYRMSDTVMGVMANVFYIDMGFTKDQIASVSKIFGLIMTLVGAGAGGLLIVRFGILPILFIGGAASAATNILFLMLADMGPNLEMLVVTISLDNFSSGLATSAFVAYLSSLTNLKFSATQYALLSSIMLLLPRLIGGYSGVMVEKFGYHDFFLITALLGVPTLVLIALHWRQEVGRGKPVPVESPAAEQN; from the coding sequence ATGCCCCGTAAAACCTGGCGCGCTGCGCTCGCTGCCTATGCCAGCCCGTCAACTTTGGTGCTTTTGCTGCTCGGATTCGCCGCCGGCCTGCCGTATATGCTGGTGTTCTCGACGCTTTCGGTCTGGCTGCGCGAGGCGGGTGTGGCGCGTGAGACCATCGGCTATGCCAGCCTGATCGGCCTGGCCTACGCCTTCAAGTGGGTCTGGTCGCCGCTGCTCGACCAATGGCGCCTGCCGCTGCTCGGTGGCATGGGCCGTCGTCGTTCGTGGCTGCTGCTGTCCCAGGTGCTGGTGGTGCTCGGGCTGGTCGGCATGGGCTTCTGCGACCCGCAGAAACACCTTTCGTGGCTGATCGCCCTGGCGGTGCTGGTGGCCTTCGCCTCGGCCACCCAGGACATCGCCGTCGACGCCTACCGCCTGGAGATCGCCGACGACCAGCGCCAGGCCGCCCTGGCCGCCAGCTACATGGCCGGCTACCGGGTCGCCGCCCTGCTCGCCACCGCCGGTGCACTGTTCTTCGCCGAGTGGTTCGGTTCCACCGGGTTCAGCTACCTGCACGAGGCCTGGACCGGTACCTACGTGCTGTTCGGCGTGCTGATGCTGCCCGCGCTGTTCACCACCTTGGTGATGCGCGAACCGCCGGTGCCCCTGCGCACCCAGCTGTCGGCGGCCCGCTACGGGTTGATGCACCAACTGGCCTCGGTGTTCGTGCTGATCATCCTGCTGGTCTCGGTGCCGGCCAGCTTCACCCAGCTGTTCAACACCGACTGGGCCAGCGTGGTGTTCGGCGACTCGTCCATGCTCGACCTGTTGCTCGAAGACCGTGCTTTCCTGCGCCTGATCCTCTATGTGCTGCTGACCTGGGCATGCCTGTCGTCCCTGGGCCGCCGCGGCCTGGCGCCGGTGCTCACGCCGGTCAACGACTTCATCACGCGCTACCGCTGGCAGGCCCTGCTGCTGCTCGGGCTGATCGCCACCTACCGCATGTCCGACACGGTGATGGGCGTGATGGCCAACGTGTTCTACATCGACATGGGTTTCACCAAGGACCAGATCGCCAGCGTCAGCAAAATCTTCGGCCTGATCATGACCCTGGTGGGCGCCGGTGCCGGTGGCCTGCTGATCGTGCGCTTCGGCATCCTGCCGATCCTGTTCATCGGCGGCGCGGCCTCGGCGGCGACCAACATCCTGTTCCTGATGCTGGCCGACATGGGCCCGAACCTGGAAATGCTGGTGGTGACCATCTCGCTGGACAACTTCAGTTCGGGGCTGGCCACATCGGCCTTCGTCGCCTACCTGTCAAGCCTGACCAACCTGAAGTTCTCGGCCACCCAGTACGCACTGCTGAGCTCGATCATGCTGTTGCTGCCGCGTTTGATCGGTGGCTATTCCGGGGTGATGGTGGAGAAGTTCGGCTACCACGACTTCTTCCTGATCACTGCGCTGCTTGGCGTGCCGACGCTTGTGCTGATCGCCCTGCACTGGCGGCAGGAGGTGGGTCGGGGAAAGCCGGTGCCGGTGGAGAGTCCGGCGGCTGAACAAAACTAG
- a CDS encoding AAA family ATPase: MDSKPLRYSISGGRREYHYIFKKLYEYRAHTTLNRDEAFLTANLARKLVESFFTFKYPRRRSDISQLMEAGLKDCTITTPELKEKIYRFINKYSHSDVIEITEESAENLAGESHSVIGNIFQWLEEVDKKHYDEMIQVATA, encoded by the coding sequence TTGGACTCCAAACCGCTTCGCTACTCAATCTCGGGGGGACGTCGCGAGTACCACTATATCTTCAAGAAGCTTTACGAATATAGGGCGCACACGACACTCAATCGAGATGAGGCGTTCTTGACCGCCAACCTCGCCCGAAAGCTTGTTGAATCGTTTTTTACCTTCAAATATCCAAGGCGGCGAAGCGACATTAGTCAATTGATGGAGGCTGGCCTAAAAGATTGCACCATCACGACACCAGAGCTTAAAGAAAAAATCTACCGCTTTATCAATAAGTATTCACATAGCGACGTTATTGAGATAACAGAGGAATCCGCAGAAAACTTGGCAGGCGAAAGCCACAGCGTCATCGGGAACATCTTCCAGTGGCTGGAAGAGGTGGACAAGAAACATTACGACGAGATGATTCAGGTTGCGACGGCCTGA
- a CDS encoding HugZ family pyridoxamine 5'-phosphate oxidase has product MSTNALRPARELLLKEYRGVLSTHSKSMPGYPFGSVVPYCLDAEGHPLILISRIAQHTHNLQKDPKCSLLVGERDAEDVQAVGRLTVMAEARKLTDEAAIEAAAARYYRYFPESANYHKAHDFDFWVLEPVRHRYIGGFGAIHWLDQVTLSNPFAGKAEASMIEHMNSDHANAIAHYVELTDLPRTAPAEMVGIDSEGMHLRIGQAVYWLAFPSTCNTPTQVREALVLLARADQWPVAESVEG; this is encoded by the coding sequence GTGAGTACCAACGCCCTTCGCCCCGCCCGGGAACTGCTGCTCAAGGAGTACCGCGGCGTCCTCTCGACTCACTCCAAGTCCATGCCCGGCTATCCCTTCGGTTCGGTGGTGCCTTACTGCCTGGACGCCGAGGGCCATCCGCTGATCCTCATCAGCCGTATCGCCCAGCACACCCACAACCTGCAGAAAGATCCGAAGTGTTCACTGCTGGTGGGCGAGCGCGACGCCGAGGACGTGCAGGCGGTCGGGCGCCTGACGGTGATGGCCGAGGCGCGCAAGCTGACCGACGAAGCGGCCATCGAGGCTGCCGCGGCCCGCTACTACCGGTACTTCCCTGAATCGGCCAACTACCACAAGGCCCACGACTTCGATTTCTGGGTGCTCGAGCCGGTACGCCACCGCTACATCGGTGGCTTCGGCGCGATCCACTGGCTCGACCAGGTGACCCTGAGCAATCCCTTTGCGGGCAAGGCCGAGGCCAGCATGATCGAGCACATGAACAGCGACCACGCCAATGCCATCGCCCATTACGTCGAACTGACCGACCTGCCGCGCACGGCGCCGGCCGAAATGGTTGGTATCGACAGCGAAGGCATGCATCTGCGTATCGGCCAGGCGGTATACTGGCTGGCTTTCCCGAGTACCTGCAACACGCCGACACAAGTTCGTGAAGCCTTGGTTTTGCTGGCCCGCGCTGACCAGTGGCCGGTTGCGGAAAGCGTCGAGGGTTGA
- a CDS encoding PDDEXK nuclease domain-containing protein: MNGRRPSAASLAAPAALLGDIRALIEAARKRAASTVNSELTMLYWRIGQRIHTQVLDRRRGAYGKEVLPTLAAQLVEEYGSSFAEQNLRRMVQFAATFPDERILVSLIRELSWTHFIALMPLKDPLQRDYYAQMASTQRWSVRTLRERIDSMLYERTALSQKPEETIAQELATLRDAQRMSPALVMRDPYILDFLGLRDTWQEGDLEAAIIREMESFLLELGAGFSFVARQKRIPIDDEDFHLDLLFYNRKLRRLVAVELKVGDFKAAYKGQMELYLRWLDKHEREPEEASPLGIILCTGKKREQIELLELDKSGIHVAEYLTALPPRGVLVERLQQATQRAQLQIEQRKTDNE, from the coding sequence ATGAACGGGCGCCGGCCATCAGCAGCATCGCTCGCAGCGCCCGCGGCGCTGCTGGGCGACATTCGGGCACTGATCGAGGCGGCGCGCAAGCGCGCCGCCTCGACGGTGAATAGCGAGCTTACGATGCTCTACTGGCGCATCGGCCAACGCATCCACACGCAGGTCTTGGACAGGCGCCGGGGCGCCTACGGCAAGGAAGTTCTGCCCACCTTGGCTGCGCAGTTGGTGGAGGAGTACGGCAGCAGCTTTGCAGAGCAGAACTTGCGCCGCATGGTGCAGTTCGCCGCCACCTTCCCCGACGAGCGAATTCTCGTATCACTGATACGAGAATTGAGCTGGACGCACTTCATCGCCCTGATGCCGCTGAAAGACCCGCTCCAGCGGGACTACTACGCACAGATGGCCAGCACCCAACGCTGGAGCGTGCGGACGCTGCGCGAGCGTATCGACTCGATGCTGTACGAGCGCACGGCGCTTTCCCAAAAGCCGGAAGAAACCATAGCGCAGGAGTTGGCGACCCTGCGCGATGCGCAGCGCATGTCGCCGGCCCTGGTCATGCGCGACCCGTACATCCTCGACTTCCTGGGCCTGCGGGACACTTGGCAGGAAGGCGACTTGGAAGCGGCGATCATCCGTGAAATGGAGTCCTTCCTGCTGGAGCTGGGCGCGGGCTTCTCATTCGTCGCCCGGCAGAAGCGCATTCCGATCGACGACGAGGATTTCCACCTTGACCTTCTGTTCTACAACCGCAAGCTGCGGCGGCTGGTTGCGGTGGAGTTGAAGGTAGGTGACTTCAAGGCGGCCTACAAAGGGCAGATGGAGCTTTACCTTCGGTGGCTAGACAAGCACGAACGGGAGCCGGAGGAAGCCTCGCCGCTCGGGATCATCCTTTGCACCGGCAAGAAGCGCGAGCAGATCGAATTGCTGGAGCTGGACAAGTCCGGCATCCACGTTGCCGAGTATCTGACCGCCTTGCCGCCGAGGGGCGTGCTGGTGGAGCGGCTGCAACAGGCAACGCAACGGGCGCAGTTGCAAATCGAGCAGCGCAAGACGGACAACGAGTAG
- a CDS encoding IS3 family transposase (programmed frameshift) — protein MRRRLDVKKRFSEEQIIGFLREAEAGMPIKDLCRQHGFSEASYYLWRSKFGGMSVPDAKRLKDLEAENTRLKKLLAEQVFENDVIKDALRKKLVTAPARRLLVRSMVEKGLSERRALTVVRMSASALRYEPRADRNVELREQIAALAHRHRRYGVGMIHLKLRQKGLVVNYKRVERLYQEAGLQVRRRKRKKVPIGERQPLLRPSAANEVWSMDFVFDRTAEGRVIKCLTIVDDATHEAVAIEVERAISGQGVSRVLDRLAMQRGLPRVIRTDNGKEFCGKAMVAWAHEKEVALRLIEPGKPNQNAYVESFNGRLRDECLNEHWFPTLLHARTSIESWRRDYNEERPKRALGGLTPAQYAAQLATKKDNISTGL, from the exons ATGAGAAGGAGATTGGACGTGAAGAAGCGCTTTTCCGAAGAGCAGATCATCGGCTTCCTACGCGAAGCTGAGGCCGGCATGCCCATCAAGGACCTCTGCCGCCAGCATGGCTTTAGCGAGGCCTCGTACTACCTGTGGCGCAGCAAGTTCGGCGGCATGAGCGTGCCCGACGCCAAGCGGCTCAAGGACCTGGAGGCGGAGAACACACGCCTGAAGAAGCTACTGGCAGAACAGGTCTTCGAGAACGACGTCATCAAGGATGCGTTGCGAAAAAAGT TGGTGACCGCACCGGCGCGCAGGCTGCTGGTGCGGAGCATGGTCGAGAAGGGATTGAGCGAGCGGCGAGCGCTGACGGTGGTGCGGATGAGCGCTAGCGCGCTGCGCTATGAGCCTCGGGCCGACCGCAACGTTGAGCTGCGCGAGCAGATCGCTGCGCTGGCGCATCGGCACAGACGCTACGGGGTGGGCATGATCCATTTGAAATTGCGGCAGAAAGGGCTTGTCGTGAACTACAAGCGAGTGGAGCGCCTGTATCAGGAAGCGGGCCTGCAGGTGCGTCGCAGAAAGCGTAAGAAGGTGCCGATAGGCGAGCGCCAGCCCCTCCTGCGGCCGTCCGCTGCCAATGAGGTGTGGTCGATGGACTTCGTGTTCGACCGCACCGCGGAAGGCCGGGTGATCAAGTGCCTGACCATCGTCGACGACGCCACCCACGAGGCTGTGGCCATCGAAGTGGAGCGGGCAATTTCCGGGCAAGGCGTGTCCAGGGTGCTGGACAGGCTGGCCATGCAGCGCGGCTTGCCACGAGTGATCAGGACAGACAACGGCAAGGAGTTTTGCGGTAAGGCGATGGTGGCCTGGGCTCACGAAAAGGAAGTTGCCCTGCGTCTGATCGAACCAGGCAAGCCGAACCAGAATGCTTACGTCGAGTCTTTCAACGGGCGTTTACGCGATGAATGCCTCAACGAGCACTGGTTCCCGACATTGCTTCATGCCCGTACCAGCATCGAAAGCTGGCGGCGCGACTACAACGAAGAAAGGCCCAAAAGAGCGCTTGGCGGACTAACGCCCGCCCAGTACGCCGCGCAGTTGGCGACGAAGAAAGATAACATCAGCACCGGACTCTAA
- a CDS encoding tyrosine-type recombinase/integrase, protein MAKIKLTKTAVESAQPQAKDIELRDTVVPGFLCKITPTGRRVFMLQYRTNSGQPRKPSLGLYGELTVEQARVKAQDWLAEVRRGGDPGGAKAEARKAPTMAELCKKFMEDYSKKRNKVSTQDGYQGVIDRNIIPLLGRKKVHDVKRPDIAGLMEKLAYKPTEANKTFGVLRKMFNLAEVWGFRPDGTNPCRHVPMYPPGKETRLIVDEEMVRIFRQLEKLEAEGLENYVIPLAIRLQFEFAARRSEICPLEWSWLDFENRRVVWPDSKVGGISKPMSEEAYRLLSTAPRLEGCPYVLPSPNDPAKHLTFGEHYGGWCRTLKAASVPHVGTHGIRHRSTTDIANSGVPTKVGMKLTGHKTVAMFMHYVHTEDKPVREAAELVASRRQAITGARQLAEAVA, encoded by the coding sequence ATGGCAAAGATCAAGCTCACCAAGACCGCCGTAGAGTCGGCGCAACCCCAGGCGAAGGACATCGAACTACGGGATACCGTCGTGCCCGGCTTCCTTTGCAAGATTACCCCGACGGGACGCCGGGTGTTCATGCTCCAGTACCGCACGAACTCTGGCCAGCCCCGCAAGCCCTCGCTGGGACTCTACGGGGAGCTAACCGTCGAACAGGCGCGGGTCAAAGCGCAGGACTGGCTGGCCGAGGTTCGCCGGGGTGGTGATCCCGGCGGTGCCAAGGCCGAGGCGCGCAAGGCGCCCACGATGGCCGAGTTGTGCAAAAAGTTCATGGAGGACTACTCCAAGAAGCGCAACAAGGTCAGCACGCAGGACGGCTACCAGGGCGTCATCGACCGCAACATCATCCCGCTGCTGGGCCGCAAGAAGGTGCATGACGTGAAGCGGCCCGACATTGCGGGGCTCATGGAAAAGCTGGCCTACAAGCCGACCGAGGCCAACAAGACCTTCGGCGTGCTGCGCAAGATGTTCAACTTGGCCGAAGTCTGGGGCTTCCGCCCGGACGGTACGAATCCGTGCCGCCACGTCCCGATGTACCCGCCGGGCAAGGAAACCCGGCTCATCGTGGACGAGGAAATGGTGCGGATCTTCCGCCAGTTGGAGAAACTGGAGGCGGAGGGGCTGGAGAACTACGTCATCCCGTTGGCGATCCGGCTGCAATTCGAGTTTGCGGCGCGGCGCTCCGAAATCTGCCCGCTCGAATGGAGCTGGCTGGACTTCGAGAACCGGCGCGTGGTGTGGCCCGACAGCAAGGTTGGCGGCATTTCCAAGCCCATGAGCGAGGAAGCCTATCGGCTGCTTTCGACGGCGCCGCGTCTGGAAGGCTGCCCTTACGTCCTGCCGTCGCCGAACGACCCGGCCAAGCACCTGACCTTTGGCGAGCACTATGGCGGCTGGTGCCGGACGCTCAAGGCCGCCAGCGTGCCGCACGTAGGCACGCACGGCATCCGTCATCGCTCGACCACCGACATTGCCAATTCCGGTGTGCCGACCAAAGTGGGAATGAAGCTGACGGGCCACAAGACCGTGGCGATGTTCATGCACTACGTCCACACCGAGGACAAGCCGGTGCGCGAGGCGGCCGAGCTGGTGGCCAGCCGCCGCCAAGCCATCACGGGCGCGCGGCAGCTTGCGGAGGCGGTGGCATGA
- a CDS encoding MGMT family protein → MALYSVLGQVPAGKVVSYGQLAELAGLGRAARWVGRTLGQLPADTRLPWHRVLGAGGRLSLALGTPSGDEQRARLRAEGVNVANNRVDMARHGWRPMEHSG, encoded by the coding sequence ATGGCACTGTACTCGGTGCTGGGCCAGGTCCCCGCCGGCAAGGTGGTCAGCTATGGGCAATTGGCCGAACTGGCCGGCCTCGGCCGCGCGGCGCGCTGGGTCGGACGCACCCTAGGGCAGTTGCCGGCGGACACCCGCCTGCCCTGGCACCGGGTGCTGGGTGCCGGTGGCCGACTGAGCCTTGCCCTGGGCACGCCATCGGGCGACGAACAACGCGCCCGCTTGCGCGCAGAAGGCGTGAATGTGGCCAATAATCGTGTGGATATGGCACGCCATGGCTGGCGTCCAATGGAGCACAGCGGTTAG
- a CDS encoding FxsA family protein: MRAFLLLLLLFPVLELFVFVKVSAAIGFFPALLLIIAGSALGVLVMRVAGLATALRARESLQRGELPAEDMFQGLMLTVGGGLLLLPGFISDVLGLLCLLPFTRRLVAGRLRRRAEEQALRQRAFQDDPFQAQPRDGGHRPNVIEGEYERRDK; the protein is encoded by the coding sequence ATGCGTGCTTTTCTACTGCTGTTACTGCTTTTCCCCGTGCTGGAGCTGTTCGTCTTCGTCAAGGTCAGCGCGGCCATCGGTTTCTTCCCGGCGCTGCTGCTGATCATCGCCGGTTCCGCCCTGGGTGTGTTGGTGATGCGCGTTGCCGGCCTGGCCACTGCCCTGCGTGCCCGGGAAAGCCTGCAGCGCGGCGAGTTGCCGGCTGAGGACATGTTCCAGGGCCTGATGCTCACCGTCGGTGGCGGCCTGTTGCTGCTGCCGGGCTTTATCAGCGATGTGCTGGGCCTGCTCTGCCTGCTGCCGTTCACCCGTCGCCTGGTGGCCGGTCGGCTGCGTCGCCGCGCCGAGGAACAGGCTCTGCGCCAGCGTGCGTTCCAGGATGATCCGTTCCAGGCGCAGCCCCGCGATGGCGGCCATCGTCCGAACGTGATCGAGGGCGAGTACGAGCGTCGCGACAAATAA
- a CDS encoding MFS transporter: MKPLLYITPLRALLFGLTLALFELLTYLASDAVMPAMPVVVGDLHASTEYIPHALNLYLLGGVLLQWLIGPLADRYGRRPLLLGGCIFFGLACLATFWVQDIGLFNLLRLLQGIGLGFVVTVSYPALNEAFSEADAVRMMALLANIALLSPLLGPLVGTLMLQWLDWRWLFVAFAAGAVLCWLLLYRLMPETLGVERRDGSRLPFTPIHLLPLLAGYGQLLGNRRFVAGSAALGLVGLPLIGWIGLSPVLLIHDEGLSTLEYALWQLPVFGGLILGNLIINRIADRYPLPSLVRGALWPYLAGLSLMVAATWYRPTVPSVVAGMSLYALGLGVANAVLYRMTLFSSEQSKGLVSAMLGMITIALLGLGGAVLAMLGAGASLMHFALAAGVAGALALWPLWFVVGGRSGKGAVTQ; this comes from the coding sequence ATGAAACCTTTGCTGTATATCACCCCCTTGCGCGCCTTGCTGTTCGGTCTGACCCTGGCGCTGTTCGAATTGCTGACCTACCTCGCCAGCGACGCGGTCATGCCCGCCATGCCGGTGGTGGTCGGCGACCTTCACGCCAGCACCGAGTACATTCCCCACGCCCTTAACCTCTATCTGCTGGGCGGAGTGCTGCTGCAATGGCTGATCGGCCCGCTGGCGGATCGCTACGGCCGGCGCCCGTTGCTGCTGGGCGGCTGCATCTTCTTCGGCCTGGCGTGCCTGGCGACCTTCTGGGTGCAGGACATCGGCTTGTTCAACCTGTTGCGCCTGTTGCAGGGCATCGGCCTGGGTTTTGTGGTCACAGTCAGTTACCCGGCGCTCAACGAGGCTTTCAGCGAGGCCGACGCGGTGCGCATGATGGCCCTGCTGGCCAATATCGCCCTGTTGTCGCCACTGCTCGGCCCGCTGGTGGGCACCCTGATGCTGCAGTGGCTGGACTGGCGCTGGCTGTTCGTGGCGTTTGCCGCGGGCGCGGTGCTGTGCTGGCTGCTGCTCTACCGGCTGATGCCCGAAACCCTGGGGGTGGAGCGTCGCGACGGTTCGCGCCTGCCGTTCACGCCCATCCACCTGCTGCCATTGCTGGCAGGCTACGGTCAGTTGCTGGGCAATCGGCGCTTTGTGGCCGGCAGTGCGGCGCTGGGGTTGGTGGGGCTGCCGCTGATCGGCTGGATCGGCCTGTCTCCGGTGCTGCTGATCCATGACGAGGGCCTGAGCACCCTGGAATACGCGCTATGGCAGCTGCCGGTGTTCGGCGGGCTGATCCTGGGCAACCTGATCATCAATCGAATCGCTGATCGCTATCCGCTGCCGTCACTGGTGCGCGGGGCCCTGTGGCCATACCTGGCAGGGCTGTCGCTGATGGTTGCGGCGACCTGGTATCGGCCGACGGTGCCCAGCGTGGTGGCCGGCATGTCGCTGTATGCGCTGGGATTGGGCGTGGCCAACGCCGTGCTGTACCGCATGACGCTGTTCTCCAGCGAACAGAGCAAGGGGCTGGTATCGGCGATGCTGGGGATGATCACCATCGCCTTGCTGGGGCTGGGCGGCGCGGTGTTGGCGATGCTCGGCGCGGGTGCGAGCCTGATGCACTTCGCCCTGGCCGCAGGCGTGGCGGGCGCGCTGGCGCTGTGGCCGCTGTGGTTCGTGGTAGGCGGACGTTCGGGGAAAGGGGCTGTGACCCAGTAG